A genomic stretch from Thermincola ferriacetica includes:
- a CDS encoding S-layer homology domain-containing protein: MRKNVLFIFTLLAVLLCFGAPARAMYVPDYEKVTAQELKYAENFYKNLKIDTSQFAKGKYSIYIPKVDTWNYSVVVQLEKYDQDLSFKGYRSIYVTLDPNGVGMGPGGVTMTGWLYDADINAIRVRISSFNTGYIIADEMWIYNRKDKTFRYLPFTERIYPGKDALGNPCWTNDNGLTVTKDGILVYIGTDGINKPFSDVSKKHWAFNTINNVYKNGYIKGYSDGRFKPAGNITRAEFAAMLNKLLSDKYPAGRTADNTGIFDSFPSGHWAYNAVYSLTGYMDRAEALGIFGSRFEPDRQITREEVVALVHAALKNHPGFAGAGSGTASVKDLQSSRFPDSVEFSLRHGIVSGYPDGTFRPAGRITRAEAAAVLNRLMALVQS; encoded by the coding sequence GTGAGGAAAAATGTGCTGTTCATTTTCACTCTGCTGGCTGTGCTGCTGTGTTTTGGCGCTCCTGCCCGGGCCATGTACGTGCCTGACTACGAGAAAGTGACCGCGCAGGAGCTGAAGTACGCCGAGAACTTTTACAAAAACCTGAAGATAGACACATCTCAGTTTGCCAAAGGCAAATACTCCATATACATCCCGAAGGTGGACACCTGGAACTATTCCGTTGTTGTCCAACTGGAAAAATACGACCAGGACCTGAGCTTCAAAGGTTACAGGAGCATTTATGTTACCCTGGACCCCAACGGCGTCGGCATGGGCCCTGGCGGCGTTACCATGACGGGCTGGCTGTACGATGCCGACATCAACGCCATTAGGGTACGGATAAGCAGTTTTAACACCGGCTACATCATTGCTGACGAAATGTGGATATACAACAGGAAGGACAAAACGTTCCGGTACCTGCCCTTCACCGAGAGGATTTACCCGGGCAAAGACGCATTGGGCAATCCTTGCTGGACCAATGATAATGGTTTGACAGTAACCAAGGATGGCATACTGGTGTATATTGGCACCGACGGAATAAACAAGCCCTTTTCCGATGTTAGCAAAAAGCACTGGGCTTTTAACACCATCAACAATGTGTATAAAAACGGCTACATCAAAGGCTACAGCGACGGGCGGTTCAAGCCGGCGGGAAACATCACCCGCGCCGAGTTTGCCGCCATGCTGAACAAACTGCTGTCAGACAAATACCCTGCCGGCAGAACGGCTGACAACACGGGCATCTTTGACTCCTTCCCGTCCGGCCACTGGGCCTATAACGCCGTGTACAGCCTGACGGGGTACATGGACAGGGCCGAGGCCCTCGGCATCTTCGGCAGCCGGTTTGAACCGGACAGGCAGATCACCCGCGAGGAAGTGGTGGCCCTGGTCCATGCCGCGCTGAAGAACCATCCCGGTTTTGCGGGGGCCGGTTCCGGCACGGCGTCGGTAAAAGACCTGCAGTCATCGCGCTTCCCCGACAGCGTGGAGTTTTCCCTGCGGCACGGCATAGTCAGCGGGTACCCTGACGGCACCTTCCGCCCTGCCGGCAGGATAACCCGCGCCGAAGCCGCGGCGGTCCTCAACCGGCTGATGGCGCTGGTGCAGAGTTAA
- a CDS encoding S-layer homology domain-containing protein, producing MSELRKTLTAAAVAAVLLFNAALPAAWAAVFTPPAGAGSVTKEDINYAESVWGKIKWDSSRVLKTGELLLTLPRVKAPYIWSVKTDTGRYVGLMVEWKTVYFGTGGQDMVLEVVNPYLGMGVYIDLVHTRKNAAVASDEYIYYPGQGLTYIPPGERVTGAVDSEGNITALYDLWGRPVQAAVYGPDLFPNRYVVLTDLAPGHWAYAPVSSMVARGYMRGYPDSRFLPDRTMTRAEFLAVVSRILQEKTPGNGEYMNKTAFADLNPRHWAAGAVNHVLGHIPPQDAARIFGAKFAPDRPVTRGETAAVLYSLLKSRPGFNLRNSQTFKDTAGTGFADAVAFCAANGMVSGYPDGTFRPGGTITRAEVAAVLNRVVGRL from the coding sequence GTGTCCGAGTTAAGAAAAACATTGACTGCAGCGGCGGTGGCAGCGGTGCTGCTGTTCAACGCCGCCCTGCCGGCGGCATGGGCCGCTGTTTTTACCCCGCCTGCCGGCGCGGGCAGCGTTACGAAAGAAGATATAAACTACGCCGAATCCGTGTGGGGGAAAATTAAATGGGACTCATCGCGGGTCCTGAAAACCGGCGAACTCCTGCTGACCCTGCCCAGGGTTAAAGCCCCCTATATCTGGTCCGTTAAAACAGACACCGGCAGGTACGTGGGCCTGATGGTTGAATGGAAAACCGTGTACTTCGGCACCGGCGGCCAGGACATGGTGCTGGAGGTGGTCAACCCTTACCTGGGCATGGGCGTGTACATCGACCTGGTGCATACGCGGAAAAACGCAGCCGTGGCATCCGACGAATATATTTACTATCCCGGCCAGGGGCTGACATATATCCCGCCCGGGGAACGGGTAACCGGTGCCGTTGACAGTGAAGGCAATATAACCGCCCTTTATGATTTATGGGGCCGGCCCGTCCAGGCAGCGGTGTACGGCCCGGACCTGTTCCCGAACCGGTACGTTGTCCTGACCGACCTTGCGCCCGGACACTGGGCCTATGCCCCGGTAAGCAGCATGGTGGCCCGCGGGTACATGCGCGGGTACCCCGACAGCAGGTTCCTGCCCGACCGGACGATGACCAGGGCGGAATTTTTGGCCGTGGTGAGCAGGATATTGCAGGAAAAAACACCCGGTAACGGCGAATATATGAACAAAACAGCCTTTGCCGACCTGAACCCCCGCCACTGGGCCGCCGGTGCGGTAAACCATGTCCTTGGCCATATCCCGCCGCAGGACGCCGCCAGAATCTTCGGCGCAAAGTTCGCGCCGGACAGGCCCGTAACCAGGGGCGAAACCGCAGCCGTGCTGTACTCCCTGCTGAAGTCCCGACCGGGGTTTAACCTCCGGAACAGTCAGACGTTTAAGGACACCGCCGGGACAGGTTTCGCCGACGCCGTGGCCTTCTGTGCCGCAAACGGCATGGTCAGCGGGTACCCCGACGGCACCTTCAGGCCGGGCGGCACAATCACCAGGGCGGAAGTTGCGGCGGTGCTGAACCGGGTTGTCGGCAGGCTGTAG
- a CDS encoding ATPase, T2SS/T4P/T4SS family, producing the protein MQTTCQKFDIAEYVARHSRDPAPRQAHTSPRPVLPQAGDRSARAGFEEIVRRVAAHFDSMFDTNDTRKSQEWLDYQHNAIIGVPRAVRFFKDEITEYLRRHNLLNAGYPKHYHSLTHAVYHELYGLGPLAVWYDHPSSQAAHIIGTKIYFETGGRLVRQPVEFSSIDRVYELVRSLVLKDPRTQINEYNPHVEIDMVDGTRVTMFIPPLSRQVSITFRRFVVDRYTLEDQAALGTIPAEAVPFFRALARTRPNTLIVGPVKSGKSTMLKTFYIEREHDQKVVCVEKHSELKLSECCPDRPLDELVATEAELLRLFPAILRTDFVYLIVGELRSVEAELSMQGCERGSTGLLCTYHTKHPHNIPGQLARLILDSFPNRRYEAELIRAADNIDIVVVMDQLPDKSKRVESVVELRLDPVTLQVSTHEIMRYDGQDKTWRYRFDLSDRLLAVLRKNDPRWAAELVKSLKALEQQSPIMGDNVVYAKETMVIRGVG; encoded by the coding sequence ATGCAGACAACCTGCCAGAAGTTTGACATAGCCGAATACGTGGCGCGGCACAGCCGGGACCCCGCACCCCGGCAGGCGCATACGTCCCCGCGTCCGGTCCTGCCGCAGGCCGGGGACCGTTCGGCCCGGGCCGGATTTGAGGAAATAGTGCGGCGGGTGGCGGCGCATTTTGACTCCATGTTTGACACCAACGACACCAGGAAATCGCAGGAATGGCTGGATTACCAGCACAACGCCATCATCGGCGTCCCGCGCGCCGTCCGGTTTTTCAAGGACGAAATCACCGAATACCTGCGCCGGCACAACCTGCTGAACGCCGGGTACCCGAAGCACTACCACAGCCTGACCCACGCCGTGTACCACGAGCTTTACGGCCTGGGCCCGCTGGCCGTGTGGTACGACCACCCGTCCAGCCAGGCGGCCCATATCATCGGCACAAAGATATACTTTGAGACCGGCGGGCGTCTGGTCCGGCAGCCGGTGGAGTTTTCCAGTATCGACCGGGTTTACGAGCTTGTGCGGTCACTGGTGCTGAAGGACCCCCGGACCCAGATCAACGAGTACAACCCGCATGTGGAGATCGACATGGTGGACGGCACCCGCGTGACCATGTTCATACCGCCCCTGTCGCGCCAGGTCAGCATCACGTTCCGCCGTTTCGTGGTTGACCGGTACACCCTGGAGGACCAGGCCGCCCTTGGGACCATCCCTGCGGAGGCCGTACCCTTTTTCCGCGCCCTGGCGCGGACCCGGCCCAACACACTCATTGTAGGCCCGGTAAAATCCGGCAAGTCCACCATGCTGAAAACCTTTTACATTGAACGCGAACACGACCAGAAGGTGGTCTGCGTGGAGAAGCACAGCGAGCTGAAGCTCAGCGAGTGCTGTCCCGACCGCCCGCTGGACGAGCTGGTGGCAACGGAGGCCGAACTGCTCAGGCTGTTCCCGGCCATTCTGCGTACCGACTTCGTGTACCTGATCGTGGGCGAGCTGCGGAGCGTGGAGGCCGAGCTGAGTATGCAGGGCTGCGAACGCGGGTCCACGGGCCTGTTATGCACCTATCACACCAAGCATCCGCACAACATCCCCGGCCAGTTGGCGCGGCTTATCCTGGACAGCTTCCCGAACCGCCGGTACGAGGCCGAACTGATCCGGGCGGCGGACAATATAGACATAGTGGTGGTCATGGACCAGTTGCCCGACAAGTCAAAGCGCGTGGAGAGCGTGGTGGAACTGCGGCTTGACCCCGTAACCCTGCAGGTATCGACCCATGAAATCATGCGCTACGACGGGCAGGACAAAACCTGGAGGTACAGGTTTGACCTGAGCGACCGGCTGCTGGCGGTGCTGCGGAAGAACGACCCGCGCTGGGCGGCGGAGCTGGTGAAATCGCTCAAAGCCCTGGAACAGCAGAGCCCTATTATGGGCGACAATGTTGTTTACGCGAAGGAAACCATGGTAATCAGGGGGGTGGGCTGA
- a CDS encoding AAA family ATPase: protein MRALLLTTDSALASEFRARQVFDTVDVCPAPDQASEAGINNCDVLVISDRLVPCTGLENIRAGAGPQARIFYMVSNYPDPAVQKQVQMLCLNLDIFLVPPGQTVNQIVDRVCRVVAPATETRSGNVVSLFGAQPRSGVTTLALSIARRLAAGGSKKIGVLGLNAWNPGDCYVAEYTGLYLDDLKNYLGNRLLTGDDLLENMSEISGFRYLAGNRDIKKRLYYSIDEIHYLIDTARDVFDLVILDAGAHFDNALAVQALNCADLRLLVTTQETSAYRNWKLAFDQVLQPLGCTGDSFSLILNRYIDRANYPDTRRLQDQYGIVVLQAVPDLGEIGTLAENSHTLLMDYNDREYSTALGRLVSSLAKLYGIFLPANNTVMPRARTGLLRRLFSCC, encoded by the coding sequence ATGCGAGCATTGTTATTAACGACCGACAGCGCGCTGGCGTCAGAATTCCGCGCCAGGCAGGTTTTTGACACCGTGGATGTCTGCCCGGCACCGGACCAGGCGTCGGAAGCCGGCATAAACAACTGCGACGTGCTGGTTATAAGCGACCGGCTCGTGCCCTGCACCGGACTGGAGAACATACGCGCAGGTGCCGGCCCGCAGGCCAGAATATTTTACATGGTCAGCAACTATCCCGATCCTGCAGTCCAGAAACAGGTCCAGATGCTGTGCCTGAACCTGGACATATTCCTGGTTCCGCCCGGCCAGACCGTGAACCAGATCGTTGACAGGGTCTGCCGGGTCGTGGCTCCGGCCACGGAAACCCGTTCCGGCAATGTGGTGTCCCTGTTCGGTGCCCAGCCCAGGTCGGGCGTGACCACACTGGCCCTGAGCATAGCCAGGCGCCTGGCCGCAGGTGGCAGTAAAAAAATCGGTGTATTGGGGTTGAACGCCTGGAACCCCGGCGACTGTTATGTGGCGGAATACACCGGGCTGTACCTTGATGACCTGAAGAACTACCTGGGCAACAGGCTGCTGACCGGCGACGACCTGCTGGAAAACATGAGCGAAATATCCGGTTTCAGATACCTGGCCGGCAACCGGGACATTAAAAAGCGGCTGTACTACTCCATAGACGAAATCCATTACCTGATTGACACGGCCAGGGACGTTTTTGACCTGGTCATTCTGGACGCAGGCGCGCACTTCGACAACGCCCTGGCCGTCCAGGCCCTGAACTGCGCCGACCTGCGCCTGCTGGTGACCACCCAGGAGACCAGCGCTTACCGGAACTGGAAGCTGGCCTTCGACCAGGTGCTGCAGCCCCTGGGCTGCACAGGCGACAGTTTTTCGCTGATCCTGAACCGGTACATAGACCGCGCCAACTACCCCGATACCCGGAGGCTGCAGGACCAGTACGGAATCGTTGTTCTGCAGGCCGTACCCGACCTGGGCGAAATAGGTACCCTGGCGGAGAACAGCCATACCCTGCTGATGGACTATAACGACAGGGAATACAGCACCGCCCTGGGCCGGCTGGTCAGCAGCCTGGCAAAACTGTACGGCATTTTCCTGCCGGCCAACAACACTGTCATGCCGCGCGCCCGCACCGGCCTGTTGCGTAGACTGTTCTCATGCTGTTGA
- a CDS encoding SAF domain-containing protein, with the protein MKRTLARIMSVLLILAAVGAAAAWELYFDDRVNTVPVLVAARHIPKGSDLNPQDVSQVRARLETVPSGAVWDLRALAGKAAAVNIPKGMILADSLLDDAAIVLKPGQIYAPVPGQWIFAVPGSLRQKDIVSIYTVPAKAAETRSIPGLTGENRYSGIANTDLETGVMQYVYGGPVLQGVAVAHVKDSANREVKPVDQSRQRDDATGTIAQVELVLTNDQYRVLQRKALEGNKFIFTYN; encoded by the coding sequence TTGAAAAGAACCTTGGCACGAATAATGTCCGTACTGCTGATACTGGCCGCCGTGGGCGCGGCTGCGGCATGGGAACTGTACTTTGACGACCGCGTGAACACCGTGCCCGTGCTGGTGGCCGCGCGCCATATACCGAAAGGGTCAGACTTGAACCCGCAGGACGTGTCGCAGGTCCGGGCCAGGCTGGAGACCGTACCGTCGGGCGCTGTATGGGACCTTCGCGCCCTGGCCGGCAAAGCGGCGGCAGTGAACATACCCAAAGGCATGATCCTGGCCGACAGCCTGCTGGATGATGCCGCAATAGTGTTGAAGCCCGGCCAGATATATGCGCCGGTGCCCGGCCAGTGGATATTTGCCGTTCCCGGTTCGCTGCGGCAGAAAGACATTGTCAGCATATACACCGTACCGGCGAAAGCCGCGGAAACCCGTTCAATACCCGGCCTGACCGGTGAAAACCGGTATTCCGGCATAGCAAATACCGACCTTGAAACCGGTGTGATGCAGTATGTATACGGCGGGCCGGTGCTGCAGGGCGTGGCCGTGGCCCATGTAAAGGACAGCGCCAACCGCGAAGTAAAGCCTGTTGACCAGTCCCGGCAGAGGGATGACGCCACCGGGACCATCGCCCAGGTGGAGCTGGTGCTGACCAACGACCAGTACCGGGTCCTGCAGCGGAAAGCCCTGGAAGGCAACAAGTTTATATTCACCTATAACTAA
- a CDS encoding S1 RNA-binding domain-containing protein — MATEEKVLAFWQDMYRRWQNGVVVREYISGLEAMAGIRYLVVYWDLGDQPVKGMIFESDIAGGGSPRRFIGRSIPVVIKHINRSANEVYLSHRAALEQMAEQTWSKLEPGQVQPGSIEKILPGKCVLVNIGGVTAVMPLDEVRWGWAGDIKSYLVEGQDLEVLVKEVDRENRRVVVSRKALLPDPWLTVDSKYHAGGQYAGEVTNITQTAVYVSLEPGVDAVCRIDRPAGIRPGGRVVVLALNINHAKRLIIGRLLDGQQDWLT; from the coding sequence ATGGCAACGGAAGAAAAAGTATTGGCTTTTTGGCAGGACATGTACCGCCGGTGGCAGAACGGCGTGGTGGTCCGGGAATACATAAGCGGCCTGGAGGCCATGGCCGGGATCAGGTACCTGGTGGTTTACTGGGACCTGGGCGACCAGCCGGTCAAGGGCATGATATTTGAGAGCGACATAGCGGGCGGCGGCAGCCCGAGACGGTTTATAGGCCGGAGTATTCCTGTCGTTATAAAACACATCAACCGGAGCGCCAACGAGGTGTACCTGTCGCACAGGGCCGCGCTGGAACAGATGGCGGAGCAGACCTGGTCGAAGCTGGAGCCGGGTCAGGTACAGCCCGGCAGTATCGAGAAAATCCTGCCCGGCAAATGCGTGCTGGTGAACATCGGCGGCGTGACGGCAGTAATGCCGCTGGACGAGGTGCGCTGGGGCTGGGCCGGGGACATAAAGAGCTACCTGGTCGAGGGCCAGGACCTGGAAGTTTTGGTCAAAGAAGTGGACCGCGAGAACCGCCGCGTGGTGGTGAGCCGGAAGGCATTACTGCCCGACCCGTGGCTGACAGTGGACAGCAAATACCACGCCGGAGGCCAGTATGCGGGGGAAGTGACAAACATCACACAGACAGCGGTATACGTAAGCCTTGAGCCGGGAGTGGACGCCGTATGCCGTATTGACAGGCCGGCGGGCATCAGGCCGGGCGGCAGGGTGGTGGTACTGGCCCTGAACATAAACCACGCCAAACGCCTGATAATTGGCAGGCTGCTGGACGGGCAGCAGGACTGGTTGACATAA
- a CDS encoding replication initiator protein A, which yields MGDLTQDKPQPDRLMINEVDPRKRYSVEDIANARYFQLPKFLFEGEFTNLSNDARVLYALLRDRHELSIENGWVNKKGEVYLIYSRSEMAEILKCSQPTLRKVLQELKEARLIEEERVGLNRPNQIYLLQKTFEALEPQGVKNFFTPECKNFLPGVKKNFIQECKKVSPNETEYNETEFNETEINNIYYSQQQQSNNKYNIYSQEKTSSEQNNVVVVDPLPGEQSDKVKEIRDFCRQESLDLFVLLTEDAGYMAELLRMSGGDTGVIKDALLASWQYYQKNDVPNLKGLVRQAVADRRKPSPAVKQRKGRQKDKFKMLYV from the coding sequence ATGGGAGATCTGACACAAGATAAACCTCAACCGGACAGACTAATGATAAACGAGGTTGATCCAAGAAAAAGGTACTCCGTAGAGGACATTGCCAATGCCAGGTATTTTCAACTGCCAAAGTTTTTGTTTGAAGGCGAGTTTACCAACCTGTCCAATGACGCAAGGGTCCTGTATGCTTTACTGAGAGACAGGCATGAACTGAGCATAGAAAACGGTTGGGTCAATAAAAAAGGCGAGGTATACCTGATCTATTCCCGCAGTGAAATGGCGGAAATACTCAAGTGCAGCCAGCCGACCCTGCGAAAGGTGCTGCAGGAATTGAAAGAAGCACGGCTCATTGAGGAAGAAAGGGTTGGATTAAACAGGCCCAATCAGATATATCTGCTGCAAAAGACCTTTGAAGCCTTAGAGCCACAAGGAGTGAAAAATTTTTTCACTCCGGAGTGTAAAAATTTTTTACCCGGAGTGAAAAAAAATTTCATTCAAGAGTGTAAAAAAGTTTCACCTAATGAGACTGAATATAACGAGACTGAGTTTAATGAGACTGAGATAAATAATATATATTATTCACAACAACAACAAAGTAATAATAAATATAATATATATAGCCAGGAAAAAACTTCCAGCGAACAAAACAATGTTGTTGTTGTGGACCCCCTTCCGGGGGAACAGTCGGACAAGGTGAAGGAGATACGGGACTTCTGCAGGCAGGAGTCCCTTGATTTATTCGTGTTGTTGACCGAAGATGCCGGGTACATGGCAGAGTTATTGCGCATGTCCGGCGGGGACACCGGTGTGATAAAAGACGCCCTGCTGGCCTCGTGGCAGTATTACCAGAAGAACGACGTGCCGAACTTAAAGGGCCTGGTCAGGCAGGCCGTGGCCGACAGGCGGAAGCCCTCCCCTGCGGTGAAACAGCGGAAGGGCAGGCAAAAAGACAAGTTTAAAATGCTCTATGTTTAA
- a CDS encoding RRXRR domain-containing protein encodes MFKRVPVVGVDGKPLMPTTPRKARLLIKDGLAKPRRNKLGLFYIQMTRPVGEEIQPLSLAVDPGAKYDGVAVASHRQVEIRAMAFLPDDVPKKMDARRNLRRARRYRNTPRRPARFDNRKRDGYWLAPTQRSKVETRLKVVRELCMVYPVRLIVTEDVRYNHYRFRDGKYFSTVEIGKTLTYREYRKLAVLKLVEVADTDAWREKFGLQKQTDKKWEQVPATHANDAVAMLIGVTGCQNADAPFYVWRRLQYARRSLHRQNPQKGGIRPRFGGTANGGFFRKGDWVEAEKAGKTYRGWVCGLPTDISKVLGIADADGKRIGHFSPRKARLLARSTGFSWKLAV; translated from the coding sequence ATGTTCAAAAGAGTACCGGTGGTGGGCGTGGACGGCAAGCCGCTCATGCCCACCACTCCAAGGAAGGCCAGGCTGCTGATAAAAGACGGCCTGGCAAAGCCCAGGAGAAATAAGCTGGGGCTGTTTTATATCCAGATGACCAGGCCGGTAGGAGAAGAAATCCAGCCGCTGTCCCTGGCTGTGGACCCCGGCGCGAAATACGACGGAGTGGCCGTAGCATCGCACCGGCAGGTGGAGATACGCGCGATGGCATTTCTTCCGGACGACGTGCCGAAAAAGATGGATGCCAGGCGGAACCTGCGCCGTGCGCGACGGTACCGCAACACACCGCGTCGTCCGGCCCGGTTCGACAATCGGAAAAGGGACGGGTACTGGCTGGCTCCCACGCAGAGGTCGAAGGTGGAAACCCGGCTCAAGGTAGTCCGTGAGTTATGCATGGTATACCCTGTTCGGCTGATCGTCACCGAGGACGTGCGGTACAACCACTACCGTTTCAGGGACGGGAAATACTTCTCCACCGTCGAGATCGGCAAAACGTTAACGTACCGGGAATACCGGAAGCTGGCCGTCCTGAAGCTGGTGGAGGTAGCCGACACCGACGCCTGGCGGGAGAAATTCGGCCTGCAAAAACAGACCGACAAAAAGTGGGAGCAGGTACCTGCGACCCACGCCAACGACGCCGTGGCAATGCTGATTGGGGTAACGGGCTGTCAAAACGCCGACGCGCCTTTCTATGTCTGGCGGAGACTTCAATACGCCAGGCGGAGCCTGCACCGGCAGAACCCGCAAAAGGGCGGCATTAGACCGCGCTTTGGCGGCACCGCCAACGGCGGATTTTTCCGCAAAGGCGACTGGGTGGAAGCGGAGAAAGCCGGAAAGACCTATCGGGGTTGGGTGTGCGGCCTGCCGACGGATATATCGAAGGTACTGGGCATAGCTGATGCCGATGGAAAAAGGATCGGGCATTTCAGTCCGAGAAAAGCAAGGCTGCTGGCCAGGTCAACAGGATTTTCCTGGAAATTAGCAGTCTGA
- a CDS encoding S1 RNA-binding domain-containing protein has product MSVGNIEFIEGYKPEQAEAVSNPWEEIYRRLMNRQYIHGVARGVHTGEQGKTLLVDLGLGEDITGEVPADKAGLRGKQKLEHLLGRELLFKIERVDRAAGVVYLNRREALEEIYEKTWSELEEGQERTAVIRKIDPVRRLIYVDIGGVLAFLFMSEYGWGWMDSSGLKIGETFRVKVTKIDTKKKRVFVSRKALIPDPWLGVDRYKKGSVWAGTVRGVVETGVIVNLEPGIDVKTLHPVFRVRPGDQVQVKITMSNYEARRLKGRIIRIIKQAE; this is encoded by the coding sequence ATGAGTGTAGGCAACATTGAATTTATCGAGGGTTATAAGCCCGAGCAGGCGGAGGCAGTAAGCAATCCATGGGAAGAAATATACCGCCGTTTGATGAACCGGCAGTACATCCACGGCGTGGCGAGAGGGGTTCATACAGGCGAACAGGGAAAGACCCTGCTGGTGGACCTTGGCCTGGGCGAGGATATAACCGGCGAAGTGCCGGCAGACAAGGCCGGGCTGAGGGGCAAACAGAAGCTGGAACACCTGCTTGGCCGTGAACTGCTGTTCAAGATCGAGCGCGTGGACCGGGCGGCAGGGGTGGTTTATTTAAACCGCAGGGAAGCGCTGGAAGAAATCTACGAAAAGACCTGGTCCGAACTTGAGGAAGGCCAGGAACGGACAGCGGTGATCAGGAAGATAGACCCGGTCCGGCGTTTGATCTACGTGGACATTGGCGGTGTCCTGGCCTTTCTGTTTATGAGCGAATACGGCTGGGGCTGGATGGACAGCAGCGGACTGAAGATCGGCGAAACATTTCGTGTAAAAGTGACCAAAATTGACACGAAGAAGAAGCGCGTATTTGTAAGCCGGAAGGCGCTTATACCCGACCCCTGGCTTGGTGTGGACAGGTACAAAAAAGGCAGCGTATGGGCCGGCACCGTCCGCGGCGTGGTGGAAACCGGCGTAATCGTAAACCTGGAACCCGGCATAGACGTAAAGACCCTGCACCCGGTATTCCGCGTCAGGCCCGGCGACCAGGTCCAGGTGAAGATAACCATGTCCAACTACGAGGCCAGGCGTCTAAAGGGCCGCATAATACGCATTATAAAACAGGCTGAATAG